In Allomuricauda ruestringensis DSM 13258, the following proteins share a genomic window:
- a CDS encoding 2TM domain-containing protein: MENINKDKYNKAKKRVEELKGFYIHLAIYVVINTFILINISLRSDSFWQWEHFITLVAWGLGVLFHASKTFGFNPLLGKDWEERQIQKYMDEDKEEMNKYK; encoded by the coding sequence ATGGAAAATATCAATAAGGACAAATACAATAAAGCCAAGAAAAGGGTAGAGGAGCTTAAGGGCTTTTATATACACTTGGCCATTTATGTGGTAATAAACACCTTTATTTTAATTAATATCTCCCTAAGATCAGATAGTTTTTGGCAATGGGAACATTTTATCACATTGGTAGCTTGGGGATTGGGAGTGTTGTTCCATGCATCCAAAACCTTTGGGTTTAACCCCTTGTTGGGTAAAGATTGGGAAGAGCGTCAAATCCAAAAATATATGGATGAGGACAAAGAGGAAATGAACAAGTACAAATAA
- a CDS encoding 2TM domain-containing protein: MENTDKESKYMRARERVDELKKFYGNLTSYVLVISGLALINYFTTGFGYMWFLWAAFGWGIGIVFHAIKTFDLNPFFGKQWEKRKIEELMRDEEQNNKWK; the protein is encoded by the coding sequence ATGGAAAATACCGATAAAGAAAGCAAGTACATGCGGGCAAGGGAGCGCGTGGATGAACTTAAAAAGTTTTACGGAAACCTGACTTCCTACGTTTTAGTGATATCAGGATTGGCGCTAATCAATTATTTTACCACCGGTTTTGGCTATATGTGGTTTTTGTGGGCCGCTTTTGGTTGGGGTATCGGTATTGTTTTTCATGCCATTAAAACTTTTGACCTGAACCCTTTTTTTGGCAAACAGTGGGAAAAGCGCAAGATAGAGGAGCTTATGCGCGATGAAGAACAGAATAATAAATGGAAATAA
- a CDS encoding 2TM domain-containing protein produces the protein MKKPDEHRYNRAKERVENIKSFYYSLIAYCIVIPFLVYINFRTTDIPWAIFPAIGWGLGLVSQWTTAYGHNLLFGKEWEERKIQELMNDKEF, from the coding sequence ATGAAAAAACCAGACGAACATCGCTACAACAGAGCAAAAGAAAGAGTGGAGAACATTAAATCTTTTTACTATAGCCTAATTGCCTATTGTATTGTGATTCCATTTTTAGTGTACATCAACTTTAGAACCACCGATATACCCTGGGCCATTTTTCCAGCTATTGGTTGGGGATTGGGACTTGTGAGTCAATGGACAACCGCTTATGGTCACAACCTCCTCTTTGGAAAGGAATGGGAAGAGCGTAAGATTCAGGAACTTATGAACGATAAAGAATTTTAA
- a CDS encoding 2TM domain-containing protein, translating into MKLLIRELVRAFLVGIAIFMVFLIIFFVKGWELTYQQLWTEFWENMIFSVIIYLLNAACLIALMRKYDKELFTKKYIAYGLFANIIASIIGIIISRFVLMVLVYKTPIEQFLAEERTEYYVSSFLISMAVAVLFYAAYYYKYYKEKQVKEQKIIAGSASARFDALKNQLDPHFLFNSLNVLTSLIDEDPHQAQNFTTSLSKVYRYVLEQKNKDLVTVDEELKFARTYVRLLKMRFEDSIIFDIPDSCSQPEAKIVPLSLQLLLENAVKHNVVTSSRPLHIKVFEQQGMLVVSNNLQEKQVVKKSSGVGLQNIKQRYRILTDREMVVKKTQTDFSVFLPMLTQKYTVLETQESYIEEKRYVKAKERVKAIKDFYGNLMAYCIVIPFLWWLNFRTTDFLWAFFPTFGWGFGVLAHGMEAFGYNPLWGRRWEERKIREFMDKDDF; encoded by the coding sequence ATGAAACTCTTAATAAGGGAACTTGTAAGGGCATTTTTAGTGGGGATAGCTATTTTTATGGTTTTCCTCATTATTTTCTTTGTTAAGGGATGGGAACTTACCTATCAACAACTCTGGACAGAGTTTTGGGAGAACATGATTTTCTCTGTGATTATTTATCTGCTCAATGCTGCTTGTCTTATTGCTTTAATGCGCAAGTACGATAAGGAACTGTTCACTAAAAAGTATATTGCCTATGGTCTATTTGCGAATATAATAGCTTCCATTATAGGGATAATTATCTCCAGATTTGTTTTAATGGTATTGGTGTACAAAACACCGATAGAGCAGTTTTTAGCTGAGGAACGTACAGAATACTACGTGAGTTCTTTTTTGATTTCCATGGCAGTGGCAGTTTTGTTCTATGCCGCTTATTACTACAAATATTACAAAGAGAAGCAGGTAAAAGAGCAGAAGATCATAGCAGGATCGGCATCTGCCCGTTTCGACGCTTTAAAAAACCAGTTAGACCCCCATTTTTTGTTCAACAGTCTCAATGTTTTAACAAGTTTGATAGATGAAGACCCACATCAAGCCCAAAACTTTACAACATCACTGTCCAAAGTTTATAGGTATGTGCTGGAGCAGAAAAATAAGGACTTGGTTACCGTGGATGAAGAACTGAAATTTGCCAGAACCTATGTAAGACTTCTAAAAATGCGTTTTGAGGATAGTATCATCTTCGATATTCCGGACAGCTGTTCCCAACCTGAAGCTAAAATTGTGCCATTGTCCCTACAACTATTGCTGGAAAATGCCGTAAAACATAATGTGGTCACTTCATCAAGGCCGTTGCACATCAAAGTATTTGAACAACAAGGCATGTTGGTTGTCAGCAATAACCTTCAGGAGAAACAAGTAGTGAAAAAAAGTAGCGGGGTCGGATTGCAGAATATAAAGCAACGCTACCGTATTTTAACCGACCGCGAAATGGTCGTTAAAAAAACACAGACGGATTTTAGTGTGTTTTTGCCCATGCTTACCCAAAAATATACCGTATTGGAGACCCAAGAGAGCTATATTGAAGAAAAACGGTACGTAAAAGCCAAAGAGCGGGTAAAGGCAATTAAAGACTTTTACGGGAACCTTATGGCCTATTGTATTGTGATTCCCTTTTTGTGGTGGCTCAATTTTAGAACAACGGATTTTCTTTGGGCATTTTTTCCAACATTCGGCTGGGGGTTCGGTGTACTTGCCCATGGGATGGAAGCCTTCGGCTATAACCCACTTTGGGGAAGACGTTGGGAAGAGCGCAAGATCAGAGAGTTTATGGATAAGGATGATTTTTAG
- a CDS encoding tetratricopeptide repeat protein, with translation MKNLILSMLLMGATFVNAQDRYSKGMEKAFELWQNQKMVEASNLFERIATAEPDKWLPYYYVSQINTIISFGEKNEEKLSKQLEKAKEFIDVAKAISPNNPEILIQEALINTAWIAFDGATYGMTLSQKNAQLYQKAMELAPNNPRVILSKAEWDMGSAKYFGKDTTPYCKDVERALELFATFKSETPFYPTWGEERAKEVLANCGK, from the coding sequence ATGAAAAATCTGATTTTATCAATGTTATTAATGGGAGCCACCTTTGTCAACGCACAAGACCGCTATTCCAAAGGAATGGAAAAGGCATTTGAATTATGGCAAAACCAAAAAATGGTGGAAGCATCAAACCTTTTTGAACGAATAGCAACTGCGGAACCGGACAAGTGGTTGCCGTATTATTATGTTTCTCAAATAAACACGATAATCTCATTTGGGGAAAAGAATGAAGAAAAACTGAGTAAACAGCTCGAAAAGGCCAAAGAATTCATCGATGTGGCCAAAGCTATTTCACCAAATAATCCTGAGATATTGATTCAAGAAGCACTTATCAATACAGCTTGGATTGCCTTTGATGGTGCCACTTATGGGATGACCCTGTCACAAAAAAATGCACAACTCTATCAAAAAGCAATGGAACTGGCCCCAAACAACCCCCGGGTTATCCTCTCCAAGGCAGAGTGGGATATGGGATCGGCAAAATACTTTGGCAAGGACACCACACCCTATTGTAAAGATGTGGAAAGAGCCTTGGAACTTTTTGCTACCTTTAAATCCGAAACACCATTTTACCCTACTTGGGGAGAAGAAAGAGCAAAAGAGGTTTTGGCGAACTGTGGTAAATAG
- a CDS encoding FMN-binding negative transcriptional regulator has product MYIPPHYNNQNIEEIKDFLVNNSFAILINIVDNKPWGTHIPLELETDENGNDILVGHIAKANPQWKNFTDETEVLCIFNGPHAYVSSSWYKEEEVPTWNYIAVHVYGNLKVLTEEETMQSMHRLVDKYEKASKNPISLKNLSSKTLRQVKGVVGFKVQVSDIQATYKLSQTQANDHHKIISELEGRPDPGSQGIAQHMKGKAT; this is encoded by the coding sequence ATGTACATTCCTCCCCATTACAACAATCAAAACATTGAAGAAATCAAAGATTTTCTGGTAAACAACAGCTTTGCCATCTTAATCAATATTGTTGACAATAAACCATGGGGCACCCATATTCCTTTGGAACTGGAAACCGACGAAAACGGGAACGATATTTTGGTGGGCCACATTGCCAAAGCCAATCCTCAATGGAAAAATTTTACAGACGAAACAGAAGTTCTGTGCATTTTTAATGGTCCGCATGCCTATGTTTCATCTTCTTGGTATAAAGAGGAAGAAGTACCTACTTGGAACTATATAGCGGTACATGTGTATGGGAACTTAAAGGTTTTGACCGAAGAAGAGACCATGCAATCCATGCACAGATTGGTGGACAAGTATGAGAAAGCTTCAAAAAATCCGATTTCCCTTAAAAACTTATCCTCAAAAACCTTGCGCCAAGTAAAAGGAGTGGTGGGTTTTAAAGTGCAGGTATCGGATATCCAGGCTACTTACAAACTATCCCAGACCCAAGCCAATGACCACCATAAAATAATATCTGAACTTGAGGGACGTCCAGACCCAGGAAGTCAAGGTATTGCTCAGCACATGAAAGGTAAAGCCACTTAG
- a CDS encoding PorP/SprF family type IX secretion system membrane protein, producing the protein MEIKLPPFPQITFPPQFERYVYALLIFVFLGFPLQAQEGNNPYVSYDVPFQNLLKFNRFLINPTFSSIREDKSYVNFFHRSQSADFDNNRQNYFLSYSGQLNDMVGLGFSLYNQSEGVISNLGVMANYSHGIQLGEESSLTFGVNIPYYVSSYDPNRAVALQEDPLLSEADESSIISFQPGLNLSLGKFDFGVFAQNLVDYNLKSGKSLTNLNQKTFSGHVQFVNELENGRGIFEDGRLMPLARARFEGGEDPIFGGGIILDLPKLGWIQGGYDQFYGASAGTGFNLNQRLSFGYNFEKSLNSSIANLGVTHEISIAYSFVPNLSKNTFVSNDDEIKKAIENTAVAETSDEAAKAKQNGKLDEETTLHPSNKEDRAYWEERIAQLQEQQEDSYAVIDDLLYKIDSMKQSREQEMEKRFEMVMRIVKRHNGDEIPDIETKAQKLYLADNKDLNSVYNEIETSTAQALADNSKSVTKQSNKKSEGSFHGGAFKPIEKYIDLDGVGKGHYIVANVFKNETYLKNFMKELKSKGLQAQYFKNPDNGLNYVYLAKYEDSEMAHAAYQSMMRGKYQDEIWIMHVENPKYSNWADTNFQDIE; encoded by the coding sequence ATGGAGATAAAACTACCCCCGTTCCCCCAAATCACATTTCCGCCCCAATTTGAACGCTATGTTTATGCGTTATTGATTTTTGTTTTTCTGGGTTTCCCGTTACAGGCCCAAGAAGGAAACAATCCCTATGTAAGTTACGATGTACCATTTCAAAATTTGTTGAAGTTCAACCGCTTTTTGATCAACCCTACCTTTTCATCGATACGTGAGGACAAATCGTACGTAAACTTCTTTCATCGGAGCCAAAGTGCTGATTTCGACAACAACCGCCAAAATTACTTTTTGAGTTATAGCGGTCAGTTAAACGACATGGTAGGGCTAGGTTTCAGTCTCTACAACCAAAGTGAAGGGGTAATATCCAACCTAGGGGTAATGGCCAATTACTCCCACGGTATCCAGTTGGGAGAAGAGAGTAGTTTAACCTTTGGGGTAAACATCCCTTATTATGTAAGCAGTTATGATCCCAATAGAGCCGTAGCCCTACAGGAAGATCCGCTATTGAGCGAGGCAGATGAAAGCTCCATCATTTCATTTCAACCGGGACTTAACCTTAGTTTGGGCAAATTCGACTTTGGCGTGTTCGCTCAAAATTTGGTGGATTATAATTTAAAGTCAGGAAAATCCCTGACCAACCTAAACCAAAAAACTTTTTCTGGTCACGTACAGTTTGTTAACGAGTTGGAAAATGGAAGAGGTATTTTTGAAGATGGGAGATTAATGCCCTTGGCACGAGCACGATTTGAAGGGGGCGAAGACCCTATTTTTGGAGGAGGGATCATTTTGGACCTTCCCAAACTAGGTTGGATTCAGGGTGGTTACGACCAGTTTTATGGTGCGTCAGCCGGTACTGGATTCAATTTAAACCAACGATTGTCCTTTGGTTATAATTTTGAAAAAAGCTTGAACAGTAGCATTGCCAATCTTGGTGTAACCCACGAAATTTCAATTGCTTACTCTTTTGTCCCCAATCTTTCCAAAAACACATTTGTTTCCAATGATGATGAAATAAAAAAAGCGATTGAAAACACGGCTGTCGCTGAAACAAGTGATGAAGCCGCAAAGGCAAAGCAAAATGGTAAATTGGATGAAGAAACCACTTTGCACCCTTCCAATAAAGAGGACAGGGCCTATTGGGAGGAGCGTATTGCGCAATTGCAGGAGCAGCAAGAAGATAGTTACGCTGTAATTGACGACCTCCTTTACAAAATAGATTCCATGAAACAGAGTAGGGAACAGGAAATGGAAAAACGTTTCGAGATGGTTATGCGAATTGTGAAAAGGCACAACGGAGATGAGATTCCCGATATTGAGACCAAAGCCCAAAAACTGTACTTGGCGGACAACAAGGATTTGAACTCCGTTTACAATGAAATTGAAACTTCGACTGCGCAGGCTCTTGCAGATAACTCCAAATCCGTCACTAAACAATCCAATAAGAAAAGTGAGGGTTCTTTTCATGGAGGAGCGTTTAAGCCCATTGAAAAATATATTGACCTTGATGGGGTAGGGAAAGGACACTATATTGTGGCCAACGTTTTTAAAAATGAGACCTACCTAAAAAACTTTATGAAAGAATTGAAAAGCAAGGGATTGCAGGCACAATACTTCAAGAATCCGGATAACGGTCTCAATTATGTTTACCTGGCAAAATATGAAGATAGCGAAATGGCCCATGCTGCCTATCAATCAATGATGAGGGGTAAGTACCAAGACGAAATTTGGATCATGCATGTTGAGAATCCAAAGTATTCCAATTGGGCAGATACCAATTTTCAAGATATAGAATAG
- a CDS encoding GNAT family N-acetyltransferase, translating into MDASFTIVPYSDTYKDAFRSLNEEWITKYFQIEEMDRVALHHPKEYILDKGGYIAVALINREPVGVCALIPCQYDGYDFELSKMGVSPKAQGKGIGKLLGQHIIDKAKQLGAQRIFLESNRKLAPALSLYKKLGFKEMTKISSPYARSDIQMELTIYTA; encoded by the coding sequence ATGGATGCGTCTTTTACCATTGTCCCTTATTCTGATACTTATAAAGATGCTTTTAGGAGCCTGAACGAGGAATGGATTACCAAATATTTTCAGATTGAGGAAATGGACCGTGTTGCGCTCCACCATCCCAAAGAATATATTTTGGACAAAGGCGGGTATATTGCGGTTGCTTTAATAAATAGGGAACCAGTGGGGGTTTGTGCTTTAATTCCCTGCCAATATGATGGTTATGATTTTGAACTTTCTAAAATGGGCGTCTCCCCAAAAGCGCAAGGCAAAGGTATAGGCAAATTGTTGGGGCAGCACATTATTGATAAAGCCAAACAGTTGGGAGCCCAAAGAATATTTTTGGAGAGCAATCGAAAATTGGCCCCGGCCCTATCGCTTTACAAAAAGTTAGGTTTTAAGGAAATGACCAAAATTTCGTCACCCTATGCCCGTAGCGATATTCAAATGGAACTAACAATATACACTGCATAA
- a CDS encoding DoxX family protein — translation MGLIKSLNKWANARTYLLLDLIRIMLGIIFFVKGIEFMTNFTEMERMARPFEGVPGGMFILHYIAPAHFVGGILIVVGLLTRWACIAQLPILFGAVLTNFLGEMDTNNLMLATVVLLSTLFFIVYGSGKHSVDYYLKMQQ, via the coding sequence ATGGGTCTAATAAAATCGCTCAATAAATGGGCAAATGCCCGTACGTATCTCCTCTTGGACTTGATCAGAATTATGCTTGGTATCATCTTTTTTGTCAAGGGAATCGAATTTATGACCAATTTCACAGAAATGGAGCGAATGGCGCGTCCTTTTGAAGGGGTGCCAGGAGGCATGTTTATTCTGCATTATATAGCTCCTGCTCATTTTGTTGGTGGTATTCTTATAGTTGTAGGGTTGCTAACTAGATGGGCCTGCATTGCACAGCTCCCCATACTTTTTGGTGCCGTTCTTACTAATTTTTTGGGCGAAATGGACACCAACAACCTTATGTTGGCTACCGTTGTTTTATTATCTACCCTCTTCTTTATTGTTTATGGTTCTGGGAAACATTCTGTGGATTATTACCTTAAAATGCAGCAATAA
- a CDS encoding TonB-dependent receptor, which yields MKIIINLITLLLSMGVVFAQQTINGKVTDAKNNPVEGANIYLEGTYDGASSDANGDFSFETTEEGMQTLVVSMLSYEPHYEAGDVSYFKDLHIKLVASVNSLSGVTLTAGTFEAGDNSKVSVLKPLDIVTTAGAAGDFVAALQTLPGTTTVNEDGRLFVRGGTAGETQVFIDGLRVFQPFNATPNNTPTRGRFSPFLFKGISFSTGGYSAEYGQALSSVLLLNTTDVPLQEKTDISIMSVGGGVGHTKIWGDQSLSLNTSYMNLAPYEALIPSNQGVRWNSPYESISGEAVFRSKGEKSMFKLYTGFNHTNLDIEQEDINFDDYVQFRLKNNNLYFNSSYKYFFANDWSLTSGASIAWDTNDIGIQQDKVDAKETSSHIKIKARKNFSNRYDLSFGTEYFNTNYDETYTDVDVDEFNSGYNDGLWAAFAESDIFLSNKFAMKLGIRGTHSSLLDGFKISPRVSLAYKPGEDGQFSLAYGDFYQRPLTEVVKFTQNLDMEKASHYILNYQYINNGKTFRTEAYYKDYDQLVKYDTDAPQFNSDYTNSGGGYAKGVDVFWRDSKSIEHLDYWASYSYLDTKRDYRNFPEKATPNFAPKHNVSLVTKYWVDKLRSQVGLSYSYGSGRPYHNPNTSGFMTEKTKSYNNLSFNWAYLIDQQKILYFSVSNLLSFNNVSNYQYAEVPDANGVFNRRAITPPADSFFFVGFFWTISSDGKSNQLDNL from the coding sequence ATGAAAATCATTATCAATCTAATTACATTATTATTAAGTATGGGAGTTGTTTTTGCGCAGCAGACCATCAATGGAAAAGTAACCGATGCCAAAAACAATCCCGTTGAAGGTGCCAATATTTATTTGGAGGGCACCTACGATGGTGCTTCTTCGGATGCCAACGGTGATTTTAGTTTTGAAACAACTGAAGAGGGAATGCAGACCTTGGTTGTTTCCATGTTGTCCTACGAGCCCCATTACGAGGCTGGCGATGTTTCTTATTTTAAGGATCTGCATATTAAGTTGGTAGCGTCCGTCAACTCTTTGTCGGGGGTCACCTTAACGGCTGGAACCTTTGAGGCTGGCGACAATTCCAAGGTTTCGGTACTTAAGCCATTGGATATTGTTACCACGGCAGGGGCAGCGGGCGATTTTGTGGCTGCTTTGCAAACACTGCCCGGAACTACAACGGTAAACGAGGACGGTCGTTTGTTTGTACGGGGAGGTACTGCAGGAGAAACACAGGTTTTTATAGATGGTCTTCGTGTTTTTCAGCCGTTCAACGCCACACCCAATAATACACCTACCCGCGGCAGATTTTCACCATTTCTTTTCAAGGGAATTTCCTTTAGTACGGGAGGATATTCAGCAGAGTATGGCCAGGCATTGTCCAGTGTACTTTTGTTGAATACTACGGATGTGCCCCTGCAAGAGAAAACGGATATTTCCATAATGAGTGTTGGAGGTGGAGTGGGGCACACAAAGATTTGGGGCGACCAATCATTGAGCTTGAACACCTCTTATATGAATCTTGCCCCTTACGAGGCTTTGATTCCATCAAACCAAGGTGTTCGTTGGAACAGTCCGTACGAATCCATTTCTGGTGAAGCTGTTTTTAGAAGCAAAGGTGAAAAGAGTATGTTTAAACTCTACACAGGATTTAACCATACCAATTTGGACATTGAACAGGAGGATATCAATTTTGATGATTATGTACAGTTCCGTTTAAAGAACAACAACCTATATTTTAATTCATCTTACAAATACTTTTTCGCTAACGATTGGAGTCTCACCTCTGGGGCTTCTATTGCATGGGACACCAATGATATTGGAATACAGCAAGACAAAGTCGATGCCAAAGAAACTTCATCACATATCAAGATAAAGGCACGTAAAAATTTTAGTAATCGGTATGATTTGAGTTTTGGGACAGAATATTTCAATACCAATTATGACGAAACTTATACCGATGTTGATGTGGATGAGTTCAATAGTGGTTATAATGATGGTTTATGGGCCGCTTTTGCAGAATCAGATATTTTCCTGAGCAACAAGTTCGCCATGAAGCTGGGTATCAGGGGAACGCACAGCAGCTTGCTGGATGGGTTTAAAATATCGCCAAGGGTGTCTTTGGCCTATAAACCGGGAGAGGACGGACAGTTTTCTTTGGCCTATGGCGATTTTTATCAGAGACCGCTTACCGAAGTGGTTAAGTTCACGCAAAATTTGGACATGGAGAAAGCATCGCACTATATCCTCAATTATCAATACATCAATAATGGGAAAACTTTTAGGACCGAGGCCTATTATAAGGATTATGACCAGTTGGTCAAATACGATACGGATGCGCCACAGTTCAATTCCGACTATACCAATTCTGGAGGCGGGTATGCCAAGGGTGTCGATGTTTTTTGGAGAGATAGCAAGAGTATTGAGCATTTAGATTACTGGGCTTCCTACTCTTATTTGGACACCAAGCGGGACTACAGAAACTTTCCCGAGAAAGCCACTCCTAACTTTGCGCCAAAGCATAATGTATCGCTGGTCACCAAATATTGGGTGGATAAGCTAAGGTCCCAAGTTGGACTTTCTTATTCGTATGGTTCCGGTAGGCCGTACCACAACCCCAATACATCTGGTTTTATGACGGAAAAGACAAAGTCTTACAACAATCTTAGCTTCAATTGGGCCTATCTCATTGACCAACAAAAGATTTTGTACTTCTCGGTGAGCAATCTATTGAGTTTCAATAATGTGAGCAATTATCAATATGCAGAAGTTCCGGATGCTAACGGAGTATTCAATAGAAGAGCGATCACTCCACCTGCCGACAGTTTCTTCTTTGTTGGATTTTTCTGGACGATAAGCTCGGATGGCAAGAGCAACCAACTGGACAATTTATAG
- a CDS encoding DUF2141 domain-containing protein: protein MKTVTLALSFLFVSIIAVAQEKNNVDITVTIDNVTSDEGKVLASLHTAETFMKGPGIQNLESTIENGKIILKFNNVAPGTYAIMALHDANENNRMDYQSNGMPKESYGMSGNEMTMGPPDFKSAQFTVGDEDLEMNIRF, encoded by the coding sequence ATGAAAACTGTTACACTAGCTTTAAGTTTCCTCTTCGTAAGCATCATTGCCGTAGCGCAAGAAAAAAACAACGTAGATATTACCGTTACCATCGACAACGTAACCAGTGATGAAGGAAAAGTACTTGCCAGCCTGCACACCGCTGAAACTTTTATGAAAGGCCCAGGCATACAAAACCTGGAAAGTACCATTGAAAATGGAAAAATAATCTTGAAATTCAACAACGTAGCGCCAGGTACCTATGCCATTATGGCCCTGCACGATGCCAACGAAAACAACCGAATGGATTATCAATCCAATGGAATGCCAAAGGAAAGCTACGGGATGTCCGGAAACGAAATGACCATGGGCCCACCGGATTTTAAAAGTGCCCAGTTTACCGTTGGCGATGAGGATTTGGAAATGAACATCCGGTTTTAA
- a CDS encoding LysR substrate-binding domain-containing protein: protein MTITQLQYVLAVAEHKNFTLAAEKSFVTQPTLSMQVQKLEDELDVLIFDRGKKPITITEVGEKIVAQAKNIVAEAERIKDIVDQDKGYVGGDYTLGIIPTVMPTLLPMFLNAFIKKYPKVNLIIKEQSTQTMIKNILDGHLDAGIAATPLEIEFIKERPLYYEPFVGYVPKNHRLTAENELTTDDLDVNDILLLQDGHCFREGVINLCKASKNRHGEHFKIESGSFETLVSLADEGMGMTLLPYLNTLHLEKDKRTNLKSFRKPTPAREISLIYHKSELKIQITDALREVISSIVRGAIAFQDVKIISPLAKN, encoded by the coding sequence ATGACCATTACCCAGCTTCAATATGTGTTAGCTGTTGCCGAGCACAAGAACTTTACCCTTGCCGCGGAAAAGAGTTTTGTTACCCAACCCACCTTGAGTATGCAAGTGCAAAAGTTGGAGGATGAATTGGATGTCCTCATTTTTGACAGGGGCAAAAAACCCATCACCATTACCGAGGTTGGAGAAAAAATTGTGGCCCAGGCAAAAAATATTGTGGCAGAAGCAGAACGAATCAAGGATATTGTTGATCAAGATAAAGGGTATGTTGGGGGAGATTACACCTTGGGGATAATACCCACGGTAATGCCCACATTGCTCCCCATGTTCCTAAATGCTTTTATAAAAAAGTACCCTAAGGTAAACCTGATTATAAAGGAGCAATCCACACAAACCATGATCAAGAATATTTTGGACGGTCATTTGGATGCTGGAATTGCCGCAACACCGCTAGAAATTGAGTTTATCAAAGAACGTCCGTTATATTATGAGCCATTTGTGGGCTACGTCCCAAAAAACCACCGTTTAACAGCGGAAAACGAATTAACCACGGATGATTTGGATGTTAACGATATTCTCTTGCTACAGGATGGGCATTGTTTTCGGGAAGGAGTCATCAACCTTTGTAAGGCTTCCAAAAACCGACATGGGGAACATTTTAAAATTGAGAGTGGAAGTTTTGAGACCTTGGTCAGTTTAGCGGATGAAGGCATGGGAATGACCCTATTGCCCTACTTGAATACCCTACACTTGGAAAAGGACAAGAGAACAAACCTAAAATCCTTCCGAAAACCTACCCCAGCACGAGAGATAAGTTTAATTTACCATAAAAGCGAATTAAAAATACAGATAACCGATGCCTTAAGAGAGGTTATTTCCAGCATAGTCCGTGGTGCGATTGCTTTTCAGGATGTGAAAATCATCAGCCCCTTGGCCAAAAATTAA